A single Haloglycomyces albus DSM 45210 DNA region contains:
- the recA gene encoding recombinase RecA, with protein sequence MAKQSSSRSNSAGSPQDKEKALDLALAQIDKQFGKGSVMRLGEKPKQNVKTIDTGSIALDIALGVGGLPRGRVVEIFGPESSGKTSLALHAIAGAQADGGVAAMIDAEHALDPVYAEAIGVNIDDLLVSQPDTGEQALEIADMLVRSSAVDLIVIDSVAALVPRAEIEGEMGDSHVGLQARLMSQALRKIAGGLSQTGTTALFINQLREKVGVMFGSPETTTGGRALKFYSSVRLDVRRIETLKDGTEAVGNRTRVKVVKNKVGSPFRQAEFDIIYGQGISREGSLIDMGVEHGIVRKSGAWYTYEGDQLGQGKEKARANLRENPDLAEEIEKRIKEKLGVDTEDTDEAATNGDEAAVDF encoded by the coding sequence ATGGCGAAACAATCAAGCTCTCGGTCCAACAGCGCCGGCAGCCCGCAGGACAAGGAAAAGGCCCTCGATCTGGCCTTGGCGCAGATCGACAAGCAGTTCGGTAAAGGGTCGGTGATGCGGCTGGGCGAAAAGCCCAAACAGAACGTCAAGACGATCGACACCGGCTCCATCGCTCTGGACATCGCCCTCGGGGTGGGGGGACTGCCACGTGGCCGTGTCGTCGAAATCTTCGGTCCCGAGTCGTCCGGTAAAACCTCCCTGGCCCTCCACGCCATCGCCGGAGCACAGGCGGACGGAGGAGTGGCCGCCATGATCGACGCCGAACACGCCCTGGACCCCGTCTACGCCGAGGCCATCGGCGTCAACATCGACGACCTCCTCGTCAGCCAGCCCGATACCGGGGAACAGGCTCTCGAAATCGCCGACATGCTCGTGCGCTCCTCCGCGGTCGACCTGATCGTCATCGACTCGGTCGCCGCCCTGGTGCCGCGTGCCGAAATCGAAGGGGAAATGGGCGATTCCCACGTCGGTCTACAGGCACGCCTGATGAGTCAGGCGCTACGTAAAATAGCCGGAGGGCTCAGTCAGACCGGAACCACCGCTCTCTTCATCAACCAGTTGCGTGAAAAGGTCGGCGTCATGTTCGGCAGCCCTGAGACCACGACCGGTGGACGTGCCCTGAAGTTTTACTCCTCGGTACGCCTCGACGTGCGGCGTATCGAGACACTGAAGGACGGCACCGAAGCGGTCGGTAACCGTACTCGCGTCAAGGTCGTCAAAAACAAGGTCGGTTCCCCCTTCCGCCAGGCGGAATTCGACATCATCTACGGCCAGGGCATCTCCCGAGAAGGATCCCTGATCGACATGGGCGTGGAGCACGGGATCGTGCGCAAGTCGGGAGCCTGGTACACCTACGAAGGTGACCAGCTCGGCCAAGGTAAGGAAAAAGCCCGCGCCAACCTGCGCGAGAACCCGGACCTTGCCGAGGAAATCGAAAAGCGCATCAAAGAGAAGCTGGGCGTAGACACCGAAGACACCGACGAGGCGGCGACCAATGGCGACGAAGCGGCGGTTGACTTCTAA
- a CDS encoding DUF3046 domain-containing protein: MQISDFWARMDQTFGSAYAQSIATDHTLSELGGRTVDEAMSDGENIKRIWMAVCRNFEDRVPKRLWR, translated from the coding sequence ATGCAAATCAGCGACTTCTGGGCACGCATGGACCAAACCTTTGGATCGGCGTACGCCCAGTCCATTGCCACCGATCATACCCTCTCTGAACTCGGGGGACGCACGGTTGACGAGGCGATGTCGGACGGGGAGAACATTAAACGGATATGGATGGCGGTATGTCGTAACTTCGAAGACAGGGTGCCCAAAAGACTCTGGAGATAA
- a CDS encoding regulatory protein RecX — translation MATKRRLTSKPDDPEAARQYATWLLSGRPRTSYELREAMLSKGFDAEVIDEVLARFHDVGMIDDATFARMWVDSRHRVRGLSRRALAAELRRKGVEDEAVQAAVDEVTPESEWEAARAIAERRFRSMSHLSETVIMRRLVGTLGRKGYGPSVAIGVVKELLAEADSPLADEVDADQFIDPDQG, via the coding sequence ATGGCGACGAAGCGGCGGTTGACTTCTAAACCCGACGATCCCGAAGCGGCCCGACAATACGCGACATGGCTATTGTCGGGCCGACCCCGCACCTCCTACGAACTGCGAGAAGCCATGTTGTCCAAAGGTTTCGACGCAGAAGTGATCGACGAGGTTCTCGCACGTTTTCACGACGTCGGGATGATCGACGACGCGACCTTCGCGCGGATGTGGGTCGATTCACGGCATCGTGTGCGTGGACTGTCCCGTCGGGCGCTTGCGGCGGAACTGCGTCGTAAAGGGGTGGAAGACGAGGCCGTACAGGCCGCTGTGGACGAGGTGACGCCCGAATCCGAGTGGGAGGCCGCCCGAGCCATCGCCGAGCGACGCTTCCGATCGATGTCACATCTGTCCGAAACCGTGATCATGCGTCGCCTGGTGGGCACCCTGGGACGGAAAGGCTACGGACCCTCCGTGGCGATCGGTGTGGTGAAGGAGCTGCTGGCGGAAGCCGACTCACCACTGGCCGATGAGGTGGATGCGGACCAGTTCATCGATCCTGACCAGGGGTGA
- a CDS encoding TetR/AcrR family transcriptional regulator, with protein sequence MPRVSQEHLDSRRHQILNGARSTFARFGYEGATVRRLEEATGLSRGAIFHHFKDKDALFLAVASDDAEQMMDTVSKRGLVGVMQDLVAAADKQETRGWLGTQLEVARRLRTDPEFAAAWGQRWVAIAEASRARLQHQRDIGVLREDVPIPVLAGFLQLVYDGLTRYLATGREDIELENVLRLVEDAVRKPDGR encoded by the coding sequence GTGCCACGTGTTAGCCAGGAGCATCTTGATTCGCGTCGCCACCAGATTCTCAACGGTGCGCGTTCCACGTTTGCGAGATTTGGTTACGAAGGTGCGACGGTGCGTCGCCTGGAAGAGGCCACCGGATTGTCCCGTGGCGCGATCTTCCACCACTTCAAAGACAAAGATGCGCTCTTCTTGGCCGTCGCGTCCGACGACGCCGAGCAGATGATGGACACGGTATCCAAACGGGGATTGGTGGGGGTCATGCAGGACCTAGTCGCCGCCGCCGACAAACAGGAGACGCGCGGTTGGCTGGGAACGCAGCTCGAGGTCGCCCGCCGCCTACGCACCGACCCCGAATTCGCCGCCGCGTGGGGACAGCGCTGGGTCGCCATCGCCGAAGCGTCTCGCGCTCGCCTCCAGCACCAGCGTGACATCGGGGTACTGCGCGAGGACGTGCCGATTCCGGTCCTGGCGGGTTTTCTCCAGCTGGTCTACGACGGCCTGACCCGCTATTTGGCAACCGGACGCGAGGACATCGAATTGGAGAACGTGCTTCGTCTCGTGGAGGACGCGGTTCGCAAACCGGACGGCCGGTAA
- a CDS encoding ABC transporter ATP-binding protein, translated as MGPQAWEAMRSMRRNGDDLGNVRLDKRTKKLILEFAKPYRTEITVFLLMVIVTAAISVAVPVLAGNVVNELTLEGGTRSGVLILAGAIGGLAVVEAAVSLIQRWYSARLGEGIIYDLRRSVFDHVLAMPIAFFTRTQTGALISRLNNDVMGAQRAFTTTLSGLVSNGIAVVLTLAVMLVQSWLITLFSLILVPVFLIPAKRVGKKLAGLTKDSYDLNARMGTQMTERFNVGGATLVKLYGRPNEESEAFAERADRVRSIGVTTAMYARTFIVALTLVAGLSQALAYGVGGWLVFDGRLDAGTVVTLALLLTRLYGPLTALSNVRVDVMSALVSFQRVFEVLGLKPAIAENDAARTLPADAASVSFREVDFRYPSAEEVSLASLEVVSRPDQSDNGPVLRNVSFEVPAGNLVALVGPSGAGKTTIASLIPRLYDVSAGAVSVGDVDVRDASFASLAAHIGVVTQEAHLFHDTVRANLAYAKPDADDAEIWAALESAQVAHVIERLDSGLDTLVGERGHRFSGGEQQRLAIARVMLKAPPIVILDEATAHLDSESEAAVQAALNRVLEGRTAIVIAHRLSTIRRADTIVVLDAGRIVQKGTHHELLATDGLYADLYRTQNLVDG; from the coding sequence TGATGGTCATCGTGACCGCGGCGATTTCGGTGGCCGTACCCGTGCTGGCGGGAAACGTCGTCAATGAGTTGACCCTGGAGGGTGGCACGCGGTCCGGCGTGCTGATCCTGGCGGGCGCGATCGGTGGTCTCGCCGTCGTGGAGGCGGCCGTGTCCCTGATTCAGCGGTGGTACTCGGCCCGACTGGGCGAAGGGATCATTTACGATCTACGCCGTAGCGTATTCGACCATGTGCTGGCGATGCCGATCGCGTTCTTCACGCGGACGCAAACCGGAGCGCTGATCTCGCGACTGAACAATGACGTCATGGGGGCGCAGCGGGCCTTTACCACCACATTGTCCGGCCTGGTGTCCAATGGAATCGCGGTCGTATTGACCCTGGCGGTCATGTTGGTGCAGTCCTGGCTCATCACGCTGTTTTCCCTGATTTTGGTGCCGGTGTTTTTGATTCCGGCCAAACGAGTGGGTAAGAAACTGGCGGGTCTCACCAAGGATTCCTATGATCTCAACGCCCGCATGGGGACTCAGATGACCGAACGTTTCAATGTCGGCGGTGCCACGCTGGTGAAACTCTACGGTCGTCCTAACGAGGAATCGGAGGCCTTTGCGGAACGCGCCGATCGGGTTCGGTCGATCGGAGTGACCACGGCGATGTACGCCCGTACCTTCATCGTCGCGCTCACCCTGGTTGCCGGGCTCTCCCAGGCACTGGCGTACGGCGTCGGTGGTTGGCTGGTCTTCGACGGCCGCCTGGACGCCGGTACCGTCGTGACTCTCGCCCTGTTGTTGACGCGTCTGTACGGACCATTGACCGCATTGTCGAACGTGCGTGTCGATGTGATGAGTGCGCTGGTGAGCTTTCAGCGGGTCTTCGAGGTATTGGGGCTCAAACCGGCGATCGCGGAAAACGACGCAGCGCGTACCCTGCCCGCCGATGCCGCTTCGGTCTCGTTTCGGGAGGTGGACTTCCGTTATCCGAGCGCTGAAGAGGTCTCCTTGGCGTCGTTGGAGGTCGTATCGCGTCCCGATCAGAGTGACAACGGTCCGGTTCTACGGAATGTGAGTTTCGAGGTTCCGGCGGGGAATCTGGTGGCGTTGGTGGGGCCCAGTGGTGCCGGTAAGACCACGATCGCCTCCCTGATACCGCGTCTGTACGACGTCAGTGCCGGTGCGGTGTCGGTGGGAGACGTCGACGTACGCGACGCGAGTTTCGCGAGCCTGGCCGCCCATATCGGAGTAGTCACTCAAGAGGCCCATCTCTTCCACGACACGGTCCGTGCCAACCTCGCCTACGCGAAACCCGACGCCGACGACGCCGAGATTTGGGCGGCATTGGAGTCAGCGCAGGTGGCGCACGTGATCGAACGACTCGACAGTGGACTTGACACTTTGGTGGGAGAGCGTGGGCATCGCTTCTCCGGCGGGGAACAACAACGCCTGGCCATCGCGCGAGTGATGCTGAAGGCGCCCCCGATCGTCATCTTGGACGAGGCGACCGCTCACCTGGACAGCGAATCCGAGGCCGCCGTGCAGGCGGCTCTGAACCGGGTGCTTGAGGGACGTACCGCCATTGTGATCGCGCATCGGCTGTCCACCATCCGCCGCGCCGATACGATTGTGGTTCTCGATGCCGGTCGCATCGTCCAGAAGGGAACTCATCACGAGCTGTTGGCCACCGACGGATTGTATGCCGACCTGTACCGTACGCAGAACCTGGTGGATGGCTAG
- a CDS encoding DEAD/DEAH box helicase, translated as MENTTTDAVQEPQEAGLDLDAIGVTPDPEAIEPQNQVEADEAPESNSVPEQKSPEKQGEEDVTFADLGLADIIVSSLAAKGIVKPFPIQTATIPDAISGRDVLGRGRTGSGKTLAFGLPALTRLAKSHDRTAPGRPRAVILTPTRELAMQVAESLEPFGESIGIKMKVVCGGTAFSRQIEALRRGVDVLVATPGRLRDLINRGEADLSDVDVAVLDEADQMADMGFLPEVEELFDQLPEGGQRMLFSATLEKEIGVLVDRYLTEPVEHSVDPSAGAVSTMTHHLLLIGPRDKREMTAAIAGRPGNTMVFVRTQLAVDRIAEELQSSGVNAAGLHGGMSQADRSKTLDRFKDNKLDALVATDVAARGIHVDGVDFVLHVDPPKNHKDYLHRAGRTARAGESGTVGTLVLPHQNRQMFNLIERAGVEAERHFVRGNFDAKLVDLLGVRNFTELRATQAERQVKVNEREVKRLERQIEKLGTNNERLLADAAQLRERAEREIIEGPSKEKRGGDRRGGYRDDRGGRGRNNNHKGRGPRKGGYRGDRREGGRDFGGKRRDGGRKGDFRGDRRDGGRKSDRGNWRAFDDRDNGGGRGRGGQRRRW; from the coding sequence GTGGAAAACACGACCACCGACGCCGTCCAAGAACCGCAAGAGGCCGGTCTGGATCTCGACGCGATCGGCGTTACCCCCGACCCCGAGGCCATCGAACCGCAGAATCAGGTCGAGGCCGACGAGGCACCCGAATCAAACTCCGTCCCCGAACAGAAGAGCCCGGAAAAGCAGGGCGAGGAGGACGTTACCTTCGCCGATCTGGGCCTAGCCGACATCATCGTTTCCTCCTTGGCGGCCAAGGGCATCGTTAAGCCCTTCCCCATTCAGACGGCGACCATTCCCGACGCGATCTCCGGTCGCGATGTGCTGGGACGAGGACGTACCGGCTCCGGCAAGACCCTGGCGTTCGGACTCCCCGCGCTGACCCGCCTGGCGAAATCCCATGACCGCACCGCACCGGGACGTCCGCGCGCGGTCATCCTGACTCCGACCCGGGAATTGGCCATGCAGGTAGCCGAATCTCTGGAACCGTTCGGGGAGTCGATCGGTATCAAAATGAAGGTCGTCTGCGGTGGCACGGCGTTTTCCCGCCAGATCGAAGCGCTGCGTCGTGGCGTGGACGTGCTGGTCGCGACCCCCGGACGGCTTCGTGACCTGATCAACCGCGGTGAGGCCGATCTATCCGACGTCGACGTCGCGGTGCTCGATGAAGCCGACCAGATGGCGGACATGGGTTTCCTCCCCGAGGTGGAAGAACTGTTCGACCAGCTTCCCGAAGGCGGACAGCGCATGCTGTTCTCCGCCACGTTGGAGAAGGAGATCGGCGTTCTCGTCGATCGTTATCTGACCGAGCCGGTCGAGCATTCGGTCGACCCCTCGGCGGGTGCCGTCAGCACGATGACGCACCACCTCCTGCTCATCGGTCCGCGCGACAAGCGTGAAATGACCGCCGCGATCGCCGGCCGACCGGGAAACACGATGGTTTTCGTGCGTACCCAGTTGGCCGTGGACCGCATCGCGGAGGAACTCCAGTCGTCCGGCGTCAACGCCGCGGGACTGCACGGCGGCATGAGCCAGGCCGACCGCAGCAAGACGCTGGACAGATTCAAAGACAATAAATTGGACGCGCTGGTCGCCACCGACGTGGCGGCGCGCGGTATCCACGTCGACGGGGTGGACTTCGTTCTGCACGTCGATCCGCCCAAAAACCACAAGGACTATCTGCACCGCGCCGGGCGCACCGCCCGAGCCGGAGAGTCCGGTACGGTCGGAACGCTCGTCCTTCCACATCAGAACCGGCAGATGTTCAATCTGATCGAACGCGCCGGTGTTGAGGCGGAACGCCACTTCGTGCGGGGTAACTTCGACGCGAAGCTGGTGGACCTGCTGGGAGTTCGCAACTTCACCGAACTGCGGGCCACTCAAGCGGAGCGCCAGGTCAAGGTCAATGAGCGCGAGGTGAAGCGGTTGGAGCGTCAGATCGAGAAGCTGGGCACCAACAACGAACGCCTGCTTGCCGACGCCGCACAACTGCGTGAACGTGCCGAGCGTGAGATCATCGAGGGTCCCAGTAAGGAAAAGCGTGGCGGTGACCGTCGCGGCGGCTACCGTGACGACCGCGGTGGACGTGGACGCAACAACAACCACAAGGGACGCGGCCCGCGCAAGGGCGGCTACCGTGGCGATCGTCGCGAGGGCGGTCGTGACTTCGGCGGTAAGCGTCGCGACGGTGGACGTAAGGGCGATTTCCGCGGTGATCGCCGTGACGGCGGACGCAAATCCGACCGAGGTAACTGGCGCGCCTTCGACGATCGCGACAACGGCGGAGGTCGTGGTCGCGGCGGACAGCGTCGTCGCTGGTAA
- a CDS encoding GNAT family N-acetyltransferase has product MEITYIDPDDTTTLRLAFDLMQRAIQHDWPHSMPMDFRFYQASYQRGKPGSEHRYYLAREQGRPVGALTLGLNHKANLKSAFLDVFVDPDERRKGHGTAMLEFLYSEGRKAGRHTFYADTHTELDPDRKAEAPGFSFAQKHGFDIGLEVVNRIFEVTDLSADRERELTERAERSAAGDYELRSFIGHPPVDLKQAVAALTSTTMDEVPLGDLELESQKDSVADREHITETRLQSGVRPMYTVACHRETGELAALTLLFVYDRLPDVYQGLTIVTPRHRGHKLGLWVKMANLRLLRREAEYAQRIWTDNADVNAQMNAINAAMGFKPVDMVLEFQKKTE; this is encoded by the coding sequence ATGGAGATCACCTATATCGACCCCGACGACACCACCACACTGCGGCTGGCGTTTGACCTGATGCAGCGTGCCATCCAGCATGACTGGCCCCATTCCATGCCGATGGATTTTCGGTTCTACCAGGCGAGCTACCAACGTGGGAAACCCGGATCGGAGCACCGGTATTATCTGGCTCGCGAACAGGGACGACCTGTGGGTGCTCTGACTCTGGGACTGAACCACAAGGCGAACCTTAAAAGCGCTTTCCTTGACGTCTTCGTCGATCCTGACGAGCGCAGGAAGGGTCATGGCACCGCCATGCTCGAATTCCTGTACTCGGAGGGGCGGAAGGCGGGACGTCATACGTTCTATGCCGACACCCATACGGAATTGGACCCCGATCGGAAAGCGGAGGCGCCTGGATTTTCCTTCGCTCAGAAACATGGATTCGATATAGGCCTCGAAGTGGTCAATCGCATCTTCGAGGTGACGGACTTGAGTGCCGACCGGGAACGGGAGCTCACCGAACGAGCGGAGCGGAGTGCCGCCGGCGACTATGAACTGCGCAGTTTCATTGGACATCCGCCCGTCGATTTGAAGCAGGCCGTGGCCGCGCTGACGTCCACCACGATGGACGAGGTTCCCCTGGGCGACCTGGAGCTGGAGTCGCAGAAAGACAGCGTTGCCGACCGGGAACATATCACCGAAACCCGCCTCCAATCCGGGGTTCGACCGATGTACACCGTTGCCTGCCACCGGGAGACGGGTGAACTGGCGGCGTTGACCTTGTTGTTCGTATACGACCGGCTTCCCGACGTCTATCAGGGACTGACGATCGTCACTCCCCGGCATCGTGGGCATAAACTGGGTCTTTGGGTGAAGATGGCCAATCTGCGTCTTCTGCGCCGTGAAGCGGAGTACGCACAACGGATCTGGACGGACAACGCCGATGTCAATGCCCAGATGAACGCCATCAACGCAGCCATGGGTTTTAAACCCGTAGATATGGTACTGGAATTTCAGAAGAAGACGGAGTGA